In one window of Nicotiana tabacum cultivar K326 chromosome 12, ASM71507v2, whole genome shotgun sequence DNA:
- the LOC107810271 gene encoding zinc finger protein ZAT10-like — protein MALEALNSPTTTTPPTFQFENNGQLRYLENWTKGKRSKRPRSMERQPTEEEYLALCLIMLARSGGSANQEQSLPQPPAPVMKIHAPPEEKMVYKCSVCGKGFGSYQALGGHKASHRKLVAGGVGDDQSTTSTTTNATGTTSSVNGNGNGSGKTHECSICHECFPTGQALGGHKRCHYDGGNSNVSVSASVGVTSSEGVGSTVSHRDFDLNIPALPDFWPGFGSGEEEVESPHPAKKSRLSLPPKFELFRE, from the coding sequence ATGGCACTTGAAGCTTTGAATTCTCCAACTACAACAACTCCACCAACTTTCCAATTTGAGAACAACGGCCAACTTCGTTACCTTGAAAATTGGACTAAAGGTAAAAGATCAAAAAGGCCTCGTAGTATGGAACGACAGCCTACTGAAGAAGAATACTTGGCTCTTTGTTTGATTATGCTAGCGCGTAGCGGCGGTTCTGCTAATCAGGAACAGTCTCTACCACAACCGCCAGCACCAGTGATGAAAATACACGCGCCGCCGGAGGAGAAGATGGTGTATAAGTGTTCGGTTTGTGGTAAGGGTTTTGGATCTTATCAAGCTTTAGGAGGACACAAAGCTAGTCACCGGAAACTCGTCGCCGGCGGAGTAGGAGATGATCAGTCAACTACCTCCACTACCACTAACGCGACGGGAACTACTAGCTCCGTTAACGGTAACGGTAACGGAAGCGGAAAAACTCACGAGTGTTCCATTTGCCACGAGTGTTTTCCTACTGGACAGGCTTTGGGTGGACACAAAAGGTGTCACTACGACGGCGGTAACAGTAACGTTAGCGTTAGTGCTAGCGTTGGAGTGACGTCATCAGAGGGTGTAGGGTCCACTGTGAGTCACCGTGACTTTGACTTGAACATTCCGGCGCTGCCGGATTTCTGGCCGGGATTTGGTTCCGGCGAGGAAGAGGTGGAGAGTCCTCATCCGGCGAAGAAATCGCGGCTATCTTTACCTCCAAAATTCGAACTATTCCGGGAATAG